One window of Ignavibacteria bacterium genomic DNA carries:
- a CDS encoding response regulator — translation VIMITGYATIETAIEATKLGAFNFISKPFTPEELTKVTEEAIA, via the coding sequence GTTATAATGATTACAGGTTACGCAACAATTGAAACTGCAATCGAGGCAACAAAACTTGGTGCATTCAATTTTATTTCAAAACCATTTACACCTGAGGAATTAACAAAAGTTACTGAGGAAGCGATAGCATAA